The DNA sequence TGCAGGATGTTCCCGGCGTGTCACGACGATCGCTGCCCCCGCGCGCCCCTTCGACCCGCCCCGCGACGCTCGCCCACGACGTCGACGTGCTCGTCGTCGGCGCCGGGATCGTCGGGCTCGCCCACGCGGTCGAGGCGAGCGCGCGGGGCGCGAGCGTCGTCGTGGTCGAGCGCGACGACCGCGCGCTCGGCGCCTCGGTGCGCAGCCTGGGGCACGTGGCAGTCACGGCCCAGGACGGGCCGGCGCTCGCCTGCGCGCTGGTGACCCGAGACAAGTGGATCGCGCTCGGCCGGCAGGCGGGCTTCGACGTGTCCGAGGCGGGGAGCGTGGTGGTCGCGCGCGCCGAGGACGAGCTCGCGGTGCTGGAGGACTTCGTGTGCGCGCGCGACGGCGCCGCGCACCTGCTCGACCGTGCGGGCGTCGCGCGCCACCTGCGCTCGGTGGACGACGACGTCGTCGGCGGCGCGCTGCTCGCCACCGACCTGCGCGTCGACCCGCGTGTGGCGGTGCCCGAGATCGCCCGATGGCTGTCCGCGCAGCCGCGCGCGGCGGTGGTGACGGGCACGAGTGTGCTGGGCGTCGAGCCGGGCTCCGGGCGCTCACTCGTGCGTACCTCGCGCGGCGACGTCATCGCCCGCACGGTGGTGCTGGCCGTCGGGGCCGACGTCGACCGGCTCCTGCCCGCGGTGGCCGAGGCGCATGGGCTGACGCGACGCACGCGCCAGGCGCTGCGCGTCACCGGACCGACGGCGCCGGGGGAGCGGGGCGCCGGGGGCGGGACGGTGCTGCTGGGTGGGACGGCGGTGCTGCACCATGCGGGGCTGACACGCTCGCCCCAGCACAAGGAGGTGCGCGAGCGGCTGGAGCGCGAGCAGCCCGAGGTCGTGGCCGCCGAGGTCAATCTGCGCGCCACGCCGCTGGCCGACGGGTCGCTCTTGCTCGGCGACGCCGGAGCGCAGGGCGGTGCGCTGCCGTTCCGCGCGGAGGCGCTCGACGAACTGCTGCTGCGTGAGGGGGAGAGGCTGGTGGGAGGGCCACTGCGCGTGGTCGAGCGGTGGGCCGCCGTCGAGGCGACGGCGCCGGAGCCGTTCGTGGTGGCCCGGCCGCAGCGCGGCCTGCTCGTGGTCACCGTGGGCGCGCCGATTGGACTGTCGACGGCCTTCGGCCTGGCGCCGCGGACGCTCGACGGCCTCCTGTAGCGCCCGACTCCCCGCGGATGCGGCGGGCGGGCCTCAGCCGGGGACGTCGGTGATGCGGTCAGCGCCCACGACGGGGACGAGCGCGCCCGCCGTGGCGGCGGCGACGTCGTCGCGTAGCGTCGCGACCTCGGCCGGGGGGACCAGGATCGTCAGGTGCGCGACGTGGGCGTACTCGGTCGGCCCGAGCACGGCGCCGTGGCCGGTGGCCCAGTCGCGCAGCAGGTTGTCGAGGCGGCCCGCGTCGGCGTGCGGCACGTCCAGACGAACCTGCGTCAGCACGCGGCGGTGGACGGGCCGGGCCAGGTCGAGCGCCTGCGACACCGCCGTGGAGTAGGCCCGCACAAGCCCGCCTGCGCCGAGCAGCACGCCGCCGAAGTACCGCGTCACGACGGCGACCACGTCGGTCACGCCGCGGTGGCGCAGCACCTCGAGCATGGGGACGCCAGCGGTGCCCGAGGGCTCGCCGTCGTCGGTCGATCGCTGCTGGTCGGCGTGCGTGCCGACGACGAGGGCGACGCAGTGGTGGCGGGCGTCCCAGTGCTCCTTGCGGCGTCGGGCGACGACGGCGTCGGCCTCCTCGACGCTGCCGACCGGGTGCAGGTGGGCGAGGAACCGTGACTTCTTGACGACGAGCTCGTGGTCCACGGGGGCGGCGATCGTCGAGGGCAGGTCCACCCGGTGAGCGTAGCGGCGACGCGCCGCGAGGGTTGGCAGGAAAAAGTGTGCCAAGCAGCGAGGATGACGCCATGAGCAGCGCCGACACCAGCCCCGACGGCCCCGCAGACGACGAGCGCACGACGCCGCGAGCCACCGTTGCCGCGCGCCTGACCGGTCCTGGCCGCTATCCGCGCCCGGTCGTCTCGCTCGCCGACGCCGAGTGGGTGTGGCGCGAGTTGGGTGTCGAGGCGCTGCGCCCGGGCGCCAAGCCCGAGGTGGTGCGTCTGGCGGTGATCGTCGGGCTGACGCGGGCGACCGGGGCGCGGTACGGCGACCTGCTGCGCGTGCGCGCCGAGGACCTCGACCTGGGCGAGGTGGGCGCGCACACGGGGGAGGGGAGCGTTCTGGTGCGCCACGGCAAGCACCGCACCGTGCGGGAGCACCGCCTGGCGCCCGAGGTCGTGCTGGTGCTGCGGCACTGGATGGACGTGCGGCTGGAGTTGGCGGCCGAGCTGGAGGGGTCGGTGCCGCGCGCACTGCTGCTGACGGTCCACCACACGCACGACAACGGGACGACCGTCTCCAGCGGCCTGCCCATCACCAAGCAGGGGCTCGTGCTGTCGTGGCGGCGGTTCGCGCTGCGCACCAACGCGCGCTACGGGGCGCTGCGCCCGCCGCTGCCGACGCGCTTCGAGCAGGTGCGTCGTGCCTGGACCGAGGCGGGCGTCCCGGACCTCGGACGGGAGGTCGCCTCGGCCGTAGCCTCAGTGGAGCCTTCTTCTGCCTCCGAAAAATAATGTGCCAAGCGCAGAGCGCTGCACGACCGACCCCACGGAGCACCCAACCGCAAGCCCTCATCAGCGGGGGCCGGCGCCGGTCAGGCTGTCCGCAGGCCCATGAGGGGAGCGGCCGCCGTCGAGGCCGGGAGCTCGACGAAGCCGAGGCGGTCGTAGAAGGTGCGAGCGCCCGTGTTGGCGGGGTCGTAGCTCAGGTGCACGCCGGGCACGCCGCGCGCGGCGAGGTTCGCGCAGAGCGCCGCCACCATGCGCCGGCCCCAGCCCTGGCGCTGGGCGCGGGGCAGCAGGTCGATGTGCAGGTGCGCGGGGAAGGCGGCGAGCGCCTGCTCGCCCGGGGCGAGAAGGCGCTCGGGGTGGACGCCGTCGTGCCACAGTTGGGCCTCGCTGTAGGCGGGGCCGCCCTCGGCGGGCGCCGGAGCCGGCTGCGGGTGGCGGGCCAGGAACCCGGGCGTCCACTCGCGCCGCCAGCGCTCGACGAACCGGGCGGTGTCGGCGGTCGCGATCACGTAGCCCGCCACGACGCCGTCACGAACCCGCAGCGCGGTGTCATGGCCGTCCGCCCCGTCCACGTCGAGGTCGGGCTGCACGACGACGAACGCGCTCTCGGGCTCCAGGTCCACGTACGGCAGCGCGTAGACGTCGGGCATGAGCAGGTCGTCCGAGTAGCGGCCGCGCGCGTCGCCGCCCGCGGCGGCGGTGCGCACACAGACCTCGGCGACCGCCGCGCGGTCGGACGACACGTAGGGGCGCAGCGCCCCCGTCACTGGCCGTCGAGGGCGTCGCGCGCGGCGCCGAGCTCGGTGCTGGCCCCCGCCGTCGAGAGCGCGCCGCCCGTGCTCTCCAGGTGCGCGCGCACGAACCAGTGGAACTGCTCGAGCTGGCGCAGGTGGCCGATCAGCAGGTCGTTGGTGACGACGTCGAGCACCTCAGTGTCCGCGGCCGCGCGGCGGTGCGCGGCGATGACGCCCTCGTAGACCTCGTCGAGCGCGCCCAGGTGCTCGATGGTGGAGGCGCGGCCCAGCGCGTAGTCGTCCCAGGTGCGCGCCGCGACGAGCGCGCCGGGCGTGCCGACGGGCGCGACGCCCAGGGTCGCGATCCGCTCGGCGATCTCGTCGACCATGAGCCGCACGGCGTCCACCTGCGGGTCGAGCATCTCGTGCACCGCGATGAAGTGCGGGCCGACGACGTTCCAGTGCACGTGCTTGAGCGTCAGGTGCAGGTCGTTGAGCGAGTGGAGGCGCTCCTGGAGGATCGCGGCGGTCTGCGCGCCCTCCGCGGGAGTCAGGGACGGGACGGTGTAACGGGGAACGTCGGGTGACGAGGACATCGCGCAAACCTCCGGTTGTGTGCTTACGAGTCATCCTCTGGCCGCAGCAGCCACCACGCCAGCGCGAGCAGGGCCGCCGCGCCCAGCACGAGCGTCGGCGCGGACGCTCCGCGCACACCGAACGCCAACGCTCCGACCAGCAGCGTCACCCCGACGACGGCGCCGTCACGCAGCGCCGAGCGGCCGAGCACGGCCAGTTCGACGCGTGTGGTCCACCCCACAGCGCCCGCCCATGCCGCGAGCCGCACCGCGATGTACCCGAGAGGGGCGAGCCCCAGTGCGGCGGGGTCGGGTCCGGACGCGGCCGTCAGGACGAGGAACGCGGTGAGCCCCACGCCGGTCAGCGCGGGCCGGTGGCCGGGGCGCCACAGGGACCAGCCGACGAGCAGTGCCGCGACACCGACCGCGACGGCGTCGAGCGCCTCCGGCAGGCGCGAACGCGACAGTGCGATGAGCACGAGCGCTGCGGGAGTCACCGCGGCGAGCACGCGCACCACCCAGCCGGGCGCCCAGCGTCGGGTCTCGACCTCGACACGCGGCAGCCGCTGTCGCCGCCCCGCGGGGCTCATCGGCGGGCTCCCGCGGGCCGATGGCGTTCGGCGGCGCGCACCAGCGCCTCGAACCTCGCCGGGGCCTGCGCGCGCGCCGACCCGGCCCACCGAACCACCGGCACGCCGAGGGAGTCGAGCGCCCGGACGCGATCGGCCCGCTCCATCGAGGTGATGCGCCAGGCGAGCACGAGGTGCCGTTCGGGCACGGGCCGCACGTCGGGCAGTGTGTCGACGACGACGGCCGGGACGCCCTGCTCGGCCCATGCCTGCGCGAGGCGCACGGGCGCGTCGTCGAGCAGCGTCGTGAACAGGTAGACGATGGCGTCGGCCGGGACCTGCGGCGCGCGGACGCGGTGAGCGGGCGCGCCGACGGGCGCGGCCAGGGCGAGCGCGTGCACGATGCGGCGCAGGTGCCGTCTGCCGGCCGCGGGCGCCAACGGCCGGCGTCGGCGCGCGAGGTCCTCAAGCCCGACGCGGTCACCCGCGTCGACGAGTGCGGTGGCGACCGACGCGGCGGCGTGGCGTGCGAGGTCGAGCGACGTCGGCTCGTCGACGCGCAGCGGCTCGGAGCCGCGCCAGGTGCGCAGGTCGGGGCCGACATCGTCACGGGAGTCGACGACGAGCACCGCGGCGGCCTCGGCGGTCGCGAGCGTGCGGCGCACGTAGAGCGCGTCGAGCGTCGGCGACAGGCGCGCCGTCGTCCGCCAGTCGACCCGGCGCAGCGGGTCGCCCGGCGCCAGCGGGTGCACGTCCCGCAGCTCGGCACCGTCGCCCAGGCGGCGCGAGGTGCGCGGCCCGGTCAGGCCGCGCAGTCGCGTGGGCAAGGGGACGCGTCCGAGTCGCGACGCCTCGGGCAGCACGAGGCGGCTGGGCGCCTCGGCGGGGTGCGTGTCCTCGGCGTACGCGTCGAACGCCGCGCCGCCGCGCACATCGGCGCGGAATGTGGTCTGCGGCCCCGTGCGCACCGTCGCGAGGCGCAGGGGCAGCGTGCGCTCGCCGCGGCCCGCCACGACGACGGTCGCGGGCCGGTGCCCCGGTGCGTAGACGCGCACGTGCGCCACGTCCGCCTCGGGCGCCGTGACGCGCAGGGTCTCCGCGATCTCTCCGGGGCCCGCCTCCCGCCCGGCGTCATCGAAGGACGCGACGGTCGGGGCGACCGGAGGCGCCAGTCGTCCGAGCAGGGCGCCGAGCACCAGGGGGACGCCCATCAGCGCGACGTCGGGGCGGCCGAACAGGACGCCCGCGACGAGGACGCCGAGTCCGGTCACGCCCGCGAGCGCCGCGGCCCGCGTGGGGCGCCAGGTCACGCCCGGCCCACGGTGGCCGGGCCGGCCACGGTCCCGAGCAGTTCCCTGACCACGCTCTCGGGGCGTACGGCGGCCGCCCACGCCGTGGGGCTGAGGGTGAGGCGGTGGGCGAGCACGGGCACGGCGATGCGCTTGACGTCCTCGGGCAGCGCGTAGTCCCGCCCGTCGAGCACGGCGACGGCGCGCGCGAGCAGCAGCAGGTTCTGTGACCCGCGGGGCGAGGCGCCGACCTCAAGGGCCGGGTGGGTGCGGGTGGCGGCGGCCAGGTCGACGCAGTAGCGCACGACGTCGTGGTCGACGGCGACGGCCTCGACGCCCGCCTGCATCGCCAGCACCGTCTCGGCGTCGACGACGGGGCGCGCGGGCGCCGCCTCCTGCCGCCGCGCCATGCGGCGAAGGAGCACCTCGGCCTCCTGGTCGCGGTCGGGGTAGCCGAC is a window from the Xylanimonas ulmi genome containing:
- a CDS encoding FAD-dependent oxidoreductase yields the protein MSRRSLPPRAPSTRPATLAHDVDVLVVGAGIVGLAHAVEASARGASVVVVERDDRALGASVRSLGHVAVTAQDGPALACALVTRDKWIALGRQAGFDVSEAGSVVVARAEDELAVLEDFVCARDGAAHLLDRAGVARHLRSVDDDVVGGALLATDLRVDPRVAVPEIARWLSAQPRAAVVTGTSVLGVEPGSGRSLVRTSRGDVIARTVVLAVGADVDRLLPAVAEAHGLTRRTRQALRVTGPTAPGERGAGGGTVLLGGTAVLHHAGLTRSPQHKEVRERLEREQPEVVAAEVNLRATPLADGSLLLGDAGAQGGALPFRAEALDELLLREGERLVGGPLRVVERWAAVEATAPEPFVVARPQRGLLVVTVGAPIGLSTAFGLAPRTLDGLL
- a CDS encoding IMPACT family protein, encoding MDLPSTIAAPVDHELVVKKSRFLAHLHPVGSVEEADAVVARRRKEHWDARHHCVALVVGTHADQQRSTDDGEPSGTAGVPMLEVLRHRGVTDVVAVVTRYFGGVLLGAGGLVRAYSTAVSQALDLARPVHRRVLTQVRLDVPHADAGRLDNLLRDWATGHGAVLGPTEYAHVAHLTILVPPAEVATLRDDVAAATAGALVPVVGADRITDVPG
- a CDS encoding tyrosine-type recombinase/integrase, which produces MSSADTSPDGPADDERTTPRATVAARLTGPGRYPRPVVSLADAEWVWRELGVEALRPGAKPEVVRLAVIVGLTRATGARYGDLLRVRAEDLDLGEVGAHTGEGSVLVRHGKHRTVREHRLAPEVVLVLRHWMDVRLELAAELEGSVPRALLLTVHHTHDNGTTVSSGLPITKQGLVLSWRRFALRTNARYGALRPPLPTRFEQVRRAWTEAGVPDLGREVASAVASVEPSSASEK
- a CDS encoding GNAT family N-acetyltransferase, with protein sequence MTGALRPYVSSDRAAVAEVCVRTAAAGGDARGRYSDDLLMPDVYALPYVDLEPESAFVVVQPDLDVDGADGHDTALRVRDGVVAGYVIATADTARFVERWRREWTPGFLARHPQPAPAPAEGGPAYSEAQLWHDGVHPERLLAPGEQALAAFPAHLHIDLLPRAQRQGWGRRMVAALCANLAARGVPGVHLSYDPANTGARTFYDRLGFVELPASTAAAPLMGLRTA
- a CDS encoding Dps family protein encodes the protein MSSSPDVPRYTVPSLTPAEGAQTAAILQERLHSLNDLHLTLKHVHWNVVGPHFIAVHEMLDPQVDAVRLMVDEIAERIATLGVAPVGTPGALVAARTWDDYALGRASTIEHLGALDEVYEGVIAAHRRAAADTEVLDVVTNDLLIGHLRQLEQFHWFVRAHLESTGGALSTAGASTELGAARDALDGQ
- a CDS encoding DUF58 domain-containing protein codes for the protein MTWRPTRAAALAGVTGLGVLVAGVLFGRPDVALMGVPLVLGALLGRLAPPVAPTVASFDDAGREAGPGEIAETLRVTAPEADVAHVRVYAPGHRPATVVVAGRGERTLPLRLATVRTGPQTTFRADVRGGAAFDAYAEDTHPAEAPSRLVLPEASRLGRVPLPTRLRGLTGPRTSRRLGDGAELRDVHPLAPGDPLRRVDWRTTARLSPTLDALYVRRTLATAEAAAVLVVDSRDDVGPDLRTWRGSEPLRVDEPTSLDLARHAAASVATALVDAGDRVGLEDLARRRRPLAPAAGRRHLRRIVHALALAAPVGAPAHRVRAPQVPADAIVYLFTTLLDDAPVRLAQAWAEQGVPAVVVDTLPDVRPVPERHLVLAWRITSMERADRVRALDSLGVPVVRWAGSARAQAPARFEALVRAAERHRPAGARR